A genomic stretch from Candidatus Cloacimonadota bacterium includes:
- a CDS encoding T9SS type A sorting domain-containing protein — translation VCQTFEEARSSVYGIRAGSSSCSGTTKIHHNYIHDLKHSANAGCRGLFMTSNSHDNLIYNNIIHLVPGLTANTSYCIYLSSGDATNNQIYYNTLYMGGVCNREYPDFYCIKIYKDASDNILKDNILINERTGDVSGNEHCAIYLKTSASFAESNYNLLSVNSEDPTDNRYVARIGSNYYNTLGDLQSAPGYAPRDVNSLTGDPDLSFPDLHLNSNSPCIGQATPIAGITTDIDYDPRDAINPDIGADEFISNHAPIIIYFSPEETAFSIEQNTEQLFSIVAEDPDGDSLFYFWYLDNIQQGENSNEFTYTFSDTGDFVVKALVSDGELADSTLWDVTVTPSGAVDDENNSPVNPILSQNYPNPFSGSTKIFFNLATCLRQTTARQAKSHKSLQIKIYNVKGKLVKQFSISNSIGNNCQSSIKWDGTDMNGNRLPSGIYFYRLKSDNIISEVKKMVLIR, via the coding sequence AGGTGTGTCAAACTTTTGAAGAGGCAAGAAGTTCTGTTTACGGAATAAGAGCTGGTTCATCAAGCTGCAGTGGAACTACAAAAATCCATCATAATTATATTCACGATTTGAAACATAGTGCAAATGCCGGATGTCGTGGTTTATTTATGACATCTAACTCACACGATAATTTAATCTACAATAATATCATACATCTTGTTCCCGGACTTACTGCAAATACCAGTTATTGCATTTACTTGTCTTCCGGTGATGCTACAAATAATCAAATTTATTACAACACTCTTTATATGGGAGGCGTATGTAATAGAGAATATCCTGATTTCTACTGTATAAAAATTTATAAGGATGCGAGTGATAATATATTAAAGGATAATATCTTGATTAATGAACGAACTGGTGATGTTAGTGGAAATGAGCATTGTGCTATTTATCTGAAGACTTCGGCTTCATTTGCAGAGAGTAATTATAATTTATTATCTGTGAATTCCGAAGATCCGACTGACAATCGCTATGTAGCACGAATTGGTAGTAACTATTATAATACACTTGGTGATTTACAAAGTGCGCCCGGATATGCTCCGAGAGATGTTAATTCTCTTACAGGCGATCCTGATTTGAGCTTCCCTGATCTTCATTTGAATTCTAACAGCCCTTGCATTGGTCAAGCAACTCCTATTGCGGGGATTACAACTGATATTGATTACGATCCTCGTGATGCAATAAATCCAGATATTGGAGCAGATGAATTTATTTCTAACCACGCTCCTATAATCATTTATTTTTCCCCGGAAGAGACAGCATTTTCAATTGAACAAAATACTGAGCAATTATTTAGTATAGTAGCTGAAGATCCTGATGGGGATTCTCTGTTTTATTTCTGGTATCTTGATAATATACAGCAAGGCGAAAACAGCAATGAATTTACTTATACCTTTTCAGATACTGGTGATTTTGTGGTAAAGGCATTAGTATCAGATGGGGAATTAGCAGATAGCACATTGTGGGATGTTACAGTGACCCCATCTGGAGCTGTTGATGATGAAAATAATTCTCCAGTCAATCCCATTCTTTCTCAAAATTATCCCAATCCGTTTAGCGGTTCAACGAAGATTTTCTTTAATTTAGCCACTTGCCTTCGTCAAACTACGGCAAGGCAGGCAAAATCACACAAAAGTTTACAAATAAAAATCTATAATGTAAAAGGAAAATTAGTGAAACAATTTTCAATTTCCAATTCAATTGGGAACAATTGTCAATCGTCAATTAAATGGGATGGAACTGATATGAACGGGAATAGATTACCATCTGGCATTTACTTCTATCGTCTAAAATCTGATAACATCATTTCTGAAGTCAAGAAAATGGTTCTAATAAGATAA
- a CDS encoding SUMF1/EgtB/PvdO family nonheme iron enzyme yields the protein MKNHFIIFGLILFSFTKLFSFQSPVLLDVKEYISDSLFAAEYRIENFQEGVETRINIYKKDNLNIIRLNEQKIIGDYGELEKKGKYKFAIPLKLLPAGFNFKDYTAFPKIVFQNRIYYEMKKIKKGGYSFHQDKEKIASETTNGFYINKFEVSNEQFTAFINDDGYEIKEYWLVKEGIMENREVGWNFQGRFRISAPLDWDLNEIPYWKSAASYFIYGPVTSIRWFEANAFCNWMGCSLPGLSDISICFSFNSIENDSLFNPVCSEIDEKGQFPLHFIKSNVSEWLILSIDSNIPPCGPGCREMFYLKNNSQMHYGFPVKGISCPLYNNEILGFRYKIEK from the coding sequence ATGAAAAATCATTTTATAATTTTCGGACTAATCTTATTTTCTTTTACCAAACTTTTCTCCTTTCAATCTCCTGTCCTATTGGATGTGAAGGAGTATATTTCTGATAGTTTGTTCGCTGCTGAGTATCGGATTGAAAATTTTCAGGAAGGAGTAGAAACCAGAATAAATATCTATAAAAAGGATAATCTAAATATTATTAGGTTGAATGAACAAAAAATCATTGGAGATTATGGAGAGTTAGAGAAAAAGGGAAAATATAAATTTGCAATCCCGCTGAAATTATTGCCAGCTGGCTTCAACTTTAAAGATTATACCGCATTCCCCAAAATTGTTTTTCAAAACAGAATCTACTATGAAATGAAAAAAATTAAAAAAGGCGGTTATTCGTTTCATCAGGATAAAGAGAAAATAGCTTCTGAAACTACCAACGGTTTTTATATAAACAAATTTGAAGTCTCAAATGAACAATTTACTGCATTTATCAATGATGATGGGTATGAAATCAAAGAATATTGGCTGGTAAAAGAAGGGATAATGGAAAATCGGGAAGTAGGTTGGAATTTTCAAGGAAGATTCAGGATAAGTGCTCCACTTGATTGGGACTTGAACGAGATACCTTACTGGAAATCGGCTGCATCCTATTTTATCTATGGACCTGTTACAAGTATAAGGTGGTTTGAAGCAAATGCCTTTTGTAATTGGATGGGATGTTCTTTGCCAGGTCTGAGCGATATTTCAATCTGCTTTTCCTTTAACTCTATTGAAAACGATAGCTTATTTAATCCAGTTTGTTCAGAAATAGATGAAAAGGGTCAATTCCCATTACATTTTATCAAGAGCAATGTTTCTGAATGGTTAATTTTAAGTATTGATTCTAATATTCCGCCTTGTGGACCTGGCTGTCGGGAGATGTTTTATTTAAAGAATAATTCACAGATGCATTATGGTTTTCCTGTCAAAGGAATTTCCTGCCCATTATACAACAACGAGATACTGGGATTTAGATATAAGATAGAGAAGTAG
- the gap gene encoding type I glyceraldehyde-3-phosphate dehydrogenase, with amino-acid sequence MINVGINGFGRIGRLVFRASMDNPEINIIGMNDITDAKTLAHLLKYDSTYGILKADVKAKDSAIVVNGKEYKVFAIKNPADLPWKDLGVDVVIESTGKFRSRDKAALHLDAGAKKVIISAPSKGVPADCAIVMGVNEQIYNPSKHDVIDNASCTTNCFAPMVKILNDAFGIERGFMTTDHSYTSDQRLLDAPHRDLRRARAAAHSMIPTTTGAAKAIGIVIPEMQGKLDAMSIRVPTIDGALTDFVCIVKKEVSVEAVNKVFKEASKKYPKYYDYLEDPLVSCDIIGNSHSMIFDPFETKVIGNLVKVLAWYDNEWGYSNRVVDLIEWITK; translated from the coding sequence ATGATTAATGTAGGAATTAATGGATTCGGGAGAATAGGGAGGCTTGTATTTAGAGCTTCAATGGATAATCCAGAGATAAACATCATAGGCATGAATGACATAACAGACGCAAAAACCCTTGCCCATTTACTTAAATATGATTCTACTTATGGAATACTTAAGGCTGATGTAAAGGCAAAAGATTCTGCCATAGTCGTTAATGGAAAGGAATATAAGGTATTTGCTATAAAAAATCCTGCTGACTTACCGTGGAAGGATTTAGGAGTAGATGTTGTAATTGAATCTACCGGGAAATTCAGGTCAAGAGATAAGGCAGCACTCCACCTTGATGCAGGCGCAAAAAAGGTGATTATCTCTGCCCCATCAAAGGGTGTGCCTGCTGATTGTGCAATAGTTATGGGTGTGAATGAACAAATCTATAACCCTTCTAAACATGATGTAATTGACAATGCTTCGTGTACCACAAATTGTTTTGCTCCTATGGTGAAAATATTAAATGATGCTTTCGGGATAGAAAGGGGATTTATGACGACCGACCATTCGTATACAAGTGACCAAAGGCTTCTTGATGCACCGCATAGAGATTTACGAAGAGCAAGGGCTGCTGCCCATTCTATGATTCCCACTACTACAGGTGCTGCAAAGGCAATCGGAATAGTTATTCCTGAAATGCAAGGGAAATTGGATGCAATGTCAATTAGAGTTCCAACTATTGATGGGGCTCTTACTGATTTTGTGTGTATTGTAAAAAAAGAAGTATCAGTGGAAGCAGTAAACAAGGTATTTAAAGAGGCATCAAAGAAGTATCCTAAATATTATGACTACCTTGAAGACCCACTTGTCTCTTGTGATATTATAGGGAATTCTCATTCTATGATTTTTGACCCATTTGAGACAAAAGTGATTGGCAATCTTGTTAAGGTCCTCGCTTGGTATGATAATGAATGGGGTTATTCAAATAGAGTTGTTGATTTGATTGAATGGATTACAAA